The following proteins are co-located in the Streptomyces sp. NBC_00435 genome:
- a CDS encoding DUF3099 domain-containing protein, whose amino-acid sequence MYARRRRAYFLLMGGCLFLFVSAWSFVRLWSVPAAVAMCVVAMVIPPVAAMAANRRGPDDRWWNDPSGDPKSDEWWDELDGKRRHED is encoded by the coding sequence ATGTACGCCCGGCGCCGGCGCGCCTACTTCCTGCTCATGGGCGGATGCCTGTTCCTCTTCGTCTCCGCCTGGTCCTTCGTGCGCCTGTGGTCCGTTCCCGCGGCCGTGGCCATGTGCGTGGTCGCCATGGTCATCCCGCCCGTCGCCGCGATGGCCGCCAACCGGCGCGGACCGGACGACCGCTGGTGGAACGACCCCTCGGGCGATCCCAAGTCCGACGAGTGGTGGGACGAACTGGACGGAAAGCGGCGGCACGAGGACTGA
- a CDS encoding DUF1416 domain-containing protein codes for MCGAQIGGPDLATLKPGETAIQGQVTKDGEPVSGYVRLLDSTGEFTAEVPTSATGQFRFYAAEGSWTLRALVPGAQADRAVVVAETGGVTDVAIAV; via the coding sequence ATGTGTGGAGCACAGATCGGCGGGCCCGACCTCGCCACGCTCAAGCCCGGTGAGACCGCCATCCAGGGTCAGGTGACCAAGGACGGCGAGCCCGTCAGCGGTTACGTCCGGCTGCTGGACTCGACCGGCGAGTTCACCGCCGAGGTCCCGACCTCGGCGACCGGCCAGTTCCGCTTCTACGCGGCCGAGGGTTCCTGGACGCTGCGGGCGCTCGTGCCCGGCGCCCAGGCGGACCGCGCCGTGGTCGTCGCCGAGACCGGTGGCGTGACGGACGTGGCGATCGCGGTCTGA